From a region of the Candidatus Rhabdochlamydia porcellionis genome:
- the lpxD gene encoding UDP-3-O-(3-hydroxymyristoyl)glucosamine N-acyltransferase: protein MKKFTLQEIAALTESTLVGNPHHLINNVDSLENAGFEDASFLANPRYRASMNQSKAGVICVDNTFPAEEGKNFLLSDNPSITFQKIIKILLLPQNNSGFEGVHPTAVIHESAEIGQNVQIGPSVVIDKNAKIGKGCIIYPFTFVGPNSCLGEDCTIYSHVTIREKTILGNRVILQPGVVIGSCGFGYTTCQNGQHSKLEQLGSVIIEDDVEIGANTTIDRARFKVTRIGKGTKIDNLVQIAHNVSLGPHNIVVSQTGIAGSVKTGENVMFGGQVGVVGHVEIASNVMIATRGGVSKSIDKPGKYGGSPVTPLPKYNREQARVRNIPKYLAQIEELKKRVEELEKTAFKNSY from the coding sequence ATGAAAAAGTTTACTTTACAAGAAATTGCTGCGCTTACAGAATCAACTTTAGTAGGCAATCCTCATCATCTCATTAATAATGTTGACTCACTAGAAAATGCAGGCTTTGAAGACGCTTCCTTTTTAGCTAATCCTCGTTACCGTGCATCGATGAACCAGTCTAAAGCAGGAGTAATCTGTGTAGACAATACTTTTCCTGCAGAAGAAGGGAAAAATTTTCTTCTATCCGATAACCCTTCTATTACTTTTCAAAAGATTATAAAAATTCTCTTGCTTCCACAAAATAATTCAGGTTTTGAAGGAGTCCATCCTACTGCAGTTATTCACGAGAGTGCAGAAATCGGCCAAAATGTACAAATAGGCCCTTCTGTTGTAATTGACAAAAATGCAAAAATTGGCAAAGGATGCATCATTTATCCTTTCACTTTTGTGGGGCCTAATAGTTGCCTTGGAGAAGACTGCACCATCTATTCCCATGTAACCATTAGAGAGAAAACCATCCTTGGTAATCGCGTTATTCTACAACCAGGAGTTGTCATTGGCTCTTGTGGTTTTGGATATACAACATGTCAAAATGGTCAGCATTCCAAACTAGAGCAACTCGGCTCTGTTATCATTGAAGATGATGTAGAAATAGGTGCCAATACAACAATCGATCGAGCTCGTTTTAAAGTAACCAGAATCGGTAAAGGAACAAAAATTGATAACCTCGTTCAAATCGCCCATAATGTAAGCCTTGGGCCTCATAATATCGTTGTATCTCAAACAGGGATTGCTGGTTCTGTAAAAACCGGTGAAAATGTCATGTTTGGCGGACAAGTGGGTGTTGTAGGTCACGTGGAAATTGCCAGTAATGTCATGATTGCTACTCGTGGTGGAGTCAGTAAATCCATTGACAAACCAGGCAAATACGGTGGCAGCCCTGTTACACCCCTTCCCAAGTACAATAGAGAACAAGCACGTGTTAGAAATATCCCAAAATATTTAGCGCAAATCGAAGAGCTAAAAAAAAGAGTAGAAGAACTAGAGAAAACAGCTTTTAAAAACTCTTACTAA
- the acpP gene encoding acyl carrier protein, protein MSTEKSMEQEALEKEVLDIVVEQLQLDPALVSLEKSFSEDLSTDSLDLTELIMAFEERFGFEIPQEEAEKLYIVRDVVGYIQKKRNEKEKKPPAA, encoded by the coding sequence ATGTCAACCGAGAAATCTATGGAACAAGAAGCTCTTGAAAAAGAAGTACTTGATATTGTTGTTGAACAACTGCAATTAGATCCCGCTCTAGTTTCTTTAGAAAAATCTTTTTCAGAAGATCTTAGTACAGACTCTTTAGATCTTACAGAGCTAATTATGGCCTTTGAAGAGCGTTTTGGATTTGAAATTCCACAAGAAGAAGCTGAAAAACTCTATATTGTCAGAGATGTAGTGGGCTACATTCAAAAAAAGCGCAATGAAAAAGAAAAAAAACCTCCTGCCGCTTAA
- the fabG gene encoding 3-oxoacyl-[acyl-carrier-protein] reductase, translating into MSLLANKNALITGGTSGIGRAIALAFLQQGANVAILGTNKEHADHVVEELQAVKIHHQQRIESLLVDVSLKSEVDHAIKDLMLSWKSIDILVNNAGITRDGLLIRMSEEDFDRVIAVNLKSLFNLCRSVVPHMVKTRSGNIINISSVVASTGNPGQFNYVASKAGIEGATKALAKEVASRNIRVNCIAPGFVQTRMTDKLTEVQREHILSQIPMKIMGRPEDIANPVVFLASSLSNYITGQILTVDGGMVM; encoded by the coding sequence ATGTCGCTCTTAGCAAATAAGAATGCTTTGATTACAGGAGGCACCTCTGGTATTGGTAGAGCTATTGCTTTAGCATTTCTGCAGCAAGGAGCGAATGTAGCTATTTTAGGAACAAATAAAGAACATGCAGATCATGTTGTAGAAGAGCTACAAGCTGTTAAGATCCATCATCAGCAAAGAATAGAGTCCTTGCTTGTGGACGTTTCTCTTAAATCAGAAGTGGATCATGCGATTAAAGATTTGATGCTCTCTTGGAAATCGATCGATATTCTAGTCAATAATGCGGGCATTACTCGCGATGGTCTATTGATTAGAATGAGCGAAGAAGACTTTGATCGAGTCATTGCAGTAAACCTCAAGTCGCTTTTTAATTTATGTCGCTCTGTTGTTCCTCATATGGTAAAAACTCGCAGTGGAAATATCATTAATATCTCTTCTGTTGTAGCCTCAACGGGCAATCCGGGTCAGTTTAATTATGTGGCATCTAAAGCAGGTATTGAAGGTGCTACAAAAGCGCTAGCAAAGGAAGTTGCCTCTCGTAATATTCGCGTCAATTGTATAGCGCCTGGGTTTGTTCAAACGCGTATGACAGATAAATTGACAGAAGTGCAAAGAGAGCATATCTTAAGTCAAATCCCTATGAAAATCATGGGCAGACCTGAAGATATTGCCAATCCAGTTGTCTTTCTGGCAAGTTCTCTTTCTAACTACATCACAGGCCAGATATTGACTGTAGATGGCGGAATGGTGATGTGA
- a CDS encoding magnesium transporter CorA family protein has translation MIEYFFKTTKNESFIPIPSAKDGCWVHLEEALAADLDQVGQLIGLEYSDLQDSVDRYEIPRIEHIKNNVLIFSRCPIELDNAVGLYTETLTMIVTPCYFITISPQKNGILRGFLNKPNTFATIQRSKLVIHLCMRVIQEFTTQIRKVRYYVLMQEKEIISVDSEDITILTRQEEILNQYLSSLEPMELVLKELPSGKYIPLQDKDQALLEDVFLSLKQSETICEIALKSIRSLRDSYQIIFTNNLHKTIKLLTALTIIFNIPTIVSSVYGMNVALPFAESMHAFAIILSLIFGFSLLFLWFFKRKMWL, from the coding sequence ATGATCGAATACTTCTTTAAAACAACAAAAAACGAATCTTTTATTCCGATTCCTTCTGCTAAAGATGGGTGTTGGGTTCATTTGGAAGAAGCATTAGCTGCTGATTTAGATCAGGTGGGTCAATTGATCGGATTGGAGTATAGTGATCTCCAAGATAGCGTTGATCGTTATGAAATTCCTCGTATTGAACATATTAAAAATAATGTACTGATCTTTTCTCGTTGTCCTATCGAATTAGACAATGCTGTTGGTTTATATACAGAAACGCTAACCATGATTGTCACCCCTTGCTATTTTATTACCATTAGCCCTCAAAAAAATGGCATATTGCGAGGATTTTTGAATAAACCAAATACATTTGCTACAATACAACGCTCTAAATTAGTTATTCATTTATGTATGCGAGTAATTCAAGAATTTACTACGCAGATTAGAAAAGTGCGTTATTACGTCTTAATGCAGGAAAAGGAAATCATCAGTGTAGATAGTGAGGATATCACTATTTTAACCCGCCAGGAAGAAATTCTGAATCAATATCTCTCTAGCTTAGAACCGATGGAATTGGTATTAAAAGAACTGCCGTCTGGAAAATACATTCCTCTGCAAGATAAAGATCAAGCTCTTTTAGAAGATGTATTTCTTTCTCTAAAGCAATCGGAAACCATTTGTGAGATTGCTTTAAAAAGTATTAGAAGTTTAAGAGATTCTTATCAAATCATTTTTACTAATAACCTACACAAAACAATTAAACTGCTAACAGCCTTAACCATTATCTTTAACATTCCTACCATTGTAAGCAGTGTTTATGGAATGAATGTAGCGCTACCTTTTGCAGAAAGCATGCATGCTTTTGCCATTATTTTATCTTTAATTTTTGGATTTAGTTTACTTTTTCTATGGTTTTTTAAGCGTAAAATGTGGTTATAA
- the bamA gene encoding outer membrane protein assembly factor BamA, producing MKYQMIKQLATYLSLIAFTSLSSVSSAFTSSSTVVFEECRIADIDLQVEDLSTNTSFNPQIVLSKLKSKVGNVFSQADFDADLKTLVAEYDRVEPSIQVRDQQVYITLKMWPRPKVRSITWNGNKKIKTTALQKELGLKPNAVFNRQSFNKSFNKVKEYYVKKGYFESQLQYITVPHPRTNEVSINIEVFEGRSGRIEDIVFQGFTKKETSELLGMIYTKKYNLLSWLTGKGTYHEEGLEQDRLTIVNYLQNLGYADAKVDIQIHEAEIEGKIILVISTEKGPVFHFNSIQFEGNELFSNEEIEKIFLIHKGDIYSPEKLRKTLQAIKDLYGRKGYLEANIQAEAQPCVNDTAFNISFHIDEGKQYRIGMIRIYGNMATQTHVILRESLLIPGETFDTAKLQATEDRLQNVGYFESVNVYAVRTEDEEQFGKNYRDIYIEVKETKTGHASLFAGFSSAESIFGGLDFSEANFNIKGFAKLFSEGPAVLRGGGEYAHLRLNFGKKQQAYTLSWLNPYFCDSLWRVGFDVFNTYSELTSKKYDIQKLGFDLHASYPLNNFWTFGMKYRFNNSRTHITQSATPLEREQANQEGIVSGFGPSLTFDSTDNPFKPHKGFRSRLETEFAGLGGDFYFWRFAYLNSYYIPLWKCGTFKSRFDFNFIEPVGRTSQPTQIPLGERFFIGGINSVRGYRDFDLGDHFSNGDPTGGISSTVLSLEYLHQIFPFVDGFVFVDAGSIGLKRWYIKDFKFSAGFGARIEIANKVPITLGMGFPINPSGRSEVRRFFFSMGGQF from the coding sequence ATGAAATATCAAATGATCAAACAGCTTGCTACTTATCTCTCTTTAATCGCATTTACTAGCCTCTCTTCTGTATCATCGGCTTTTACCTCTTCTTCAACAGTAGTGTTTGAAGAGTGTCGTATTGCAGACATTGATTTACAAGTAGAGGACTTGAGTACAAACACCTCTTTTAATCCTCAAATTGTGCTTTCCAAGCTCAAAAGCAAGGTAGGAAATGTTTTTTCTCAAGCAGATTTTGACGCGGATTTAAAAACACTTGTTGCAGAGTACGATCGAGTAGAACCTTCTATACAGGTTCGAGACCAACAGGTATATATTACATTAAAAATGTGGCCAAGACCTAAAGTTCGCTCAATTACATGGAATGGAAATAAAAAAATTAAAACTACAGCCTTGCAAAAAGAATTAGGACTTAAGCCTAATGCCGTTTTTAATCGACAGTCTTTTAACAAATCTTTTAATAAAGTTAAAGAATATTACGTTAAAAAGGGTTATTTCGAATCACAGCTGCAATATATAACTGTGCCACACCCAAGAACAAATGAAGTGTCTATTAATATTGAAGTTTTTGAGGGACGATCAGGTCGAATTGAAGATATTGTCTTTCAAGGTTTCACAAAAAAAGAAACAAGCGAATTATTGGGAATGATCTATACAAAAAAATATAATTTGCTCAGCTGGCTAACAGGCAAAGGAACCTATCATGAAGAAGGGTTAGAACAAGATCGTTTAACCATTGTCAATTATCTTCAAAACTTAGGGTACGCAGATGCAAAGGTTGATATACAAATTCACGAAGCTGAAATAGAAGGGAAAATTATTCTGGTTATTTCCACAGAAAAAGGACCTGTTTTTCATTTTAATTCCATTCAATTTGAGGGCAATGAATTATTTTCTAACGAAGAAATCGAAAAGATTTTTCTCATCCATAAAGGCGATATATACTCACCGGAAAAATTACGGAAAACTTTGCAAGCCATTAAAGATTTATATGGACGCAAAGGATATTTAGAAGCAAATATCCAAGCTGAAGCTCAACCATGCGTAAATGACACAGCTTTTAATATCTCTTTTCATATTGATGAGGGAAAGCAATATCGCATTGGCATGATTCGGATATATGGGAACATGGCTACACAAACCCATGTCATCTTGCGTGAATCACTTCTCATACCAGGTGAAACTTTTGATACGGCAAAACTTCAAGCTACAGAAGACAGGTTGCAAAATGTCGGCTATTTTGAAAGTGTAAATGTATATGCAGTCCGAACAGAAGATGAAGAGCAATTTGGCAAAAACTATCGAGATATTTACATTGAGGTTAAAGAAACCAAAACCGGTCATGCCAGCTTATTTGCAGGATTTAGTAGCGCAGAAAGCATTTTTGGTGGATTGGATTTTTCTGAAGCAAATTTTAACATTAAAGGCTTTGCAAAACTTTTTTCAGAAGGCCCTGCAGTCTTAAGGGGGGGAGGTGAATATGCACATCTTCGTTTAAACTTTGGGAAAAAACAACAGGCCTACACGCTCTCTTGGTTGAATCCTTACTTTTGCGATAGTTTATGGAGAGTGGGTTTTGATGTATTTAATACCTATAGTGAATTAACATCCAAAAAGTACGATATTCAAAAATTAGGTTTTGATTTACATGCTTCTTATCCCCTCAATAATTTCTGGACTTTTGGAATGAAATATCGCTTCAATAACTCTAGAACGCATATAACGCAAAGTGCTACTCCCTTAGAAAGAGAGCAAGCGAATCAAGAAGGGATTGTATCAGGATTTGGACCATCTCTTACTTTTGATTCTACTGATAACCCTTTTAAACCACATAAAGGATTTCGTTCACGCTTAGAAACAGAATTTGCTGGCCTAGGAGGAGATTTTTATTTTTGGCGTTTTGCTTATTTAAATAGCTATTATATACCTCTTTGGAAATGTGGAACTTTTAAATCTCGTTTTGACTTTAACTTTATTGAGCCTGTTGGTAGAACAAGCCAACCTACACAAATTCCTTTAGGAGAGCGTTTTTTTATTGGAGGAATTAACTCTGTACGTGGTTATCGCGACTTTGATTTAGGAGATCATTTTTCTAATGGAGATCCCACCGGTGGTATTTCCTCCACTGTATTATCTCTTGAATATTTACACCAAATCTTTCCCTTCGTGGATGGATTTGTTTTTGTAGATGCAGGAAGTATTGGATTGAAACGCTGGTATATTAAAGACTTTAAGTTTAGTGCTGGTTTTGGAGCACGTATTGAAATAGCAAACAAAGTTCCTATTACTTTAGGAATGGGTTTCCCGATTAATCCCTCAGGACGCAGTGAAGTGCGTAGATTTTTCTTTTCTATGGGTGGACAATTTTAA
- the fabD gene encoding ACP S-malonyltransferase yields the protein MHKWAFIFPGQGTQYTGMGKDFYDTFPIAKEVFQEADEILQQNFSSIIFEGSSEILTLTKNSQIAIYLVSMAILRTLQTQTPFFKPAICGGLSLGEYTALVASEKISFSDCLRLVQVRAEAMHEACRENKGTMQVVLGLTEDLVAESLQEISSKSGPVWIANINCPGQIVIAGRIKNLTIAAEYLRQKGAKRIIDLEVAGAFHSGLMQSAKEKLLCKIENAAIYESKICFTMNVPGTIVDSIAMIKQYLLEQVISPVRWQQSILVMQDFGVQAYLEIGPGKTLSGMNKRIGVQAPTLHIEKVADLDGLVRQWESLCRS from the coding sequence ATGCATAAATGGGCATTTATCTTTCCAGGTCAAGGAACGCAATATACAGGAATGGGAAAGGATTTTTACGATACTTTTCCTATAGCCAAGGAAGTATTTCAGGAAGCTGATGAAATTTTACAGCAAAATTTCTCTTCTATTATTTTTGAAGGCTCATCAGAGATCTTAACCCTTACTAAAAACAGCCAAATTGCTATTTATCTGGTAAGCATGGCTATTTTGCGTACTTTGCAAACGCAAACCCCCTTTTTTAAACCAGCAATTTGTGGAGGCCTGAGTTTAGGGGAATATACAGCTTTGGTCGCTTCGGAAAAAATTAGCTTTAGCGATTGTTTAAGATTGGTACAGGTACGTGCTGAAGCTATGCATGAAGCTTGTAGAGAAAATAAAGGGACAATGCAAGTTGTGCTAGGACTTACCGAAGATCTGGTTGCTGAATCTCTGCAAGAAATAAGCTCTAAAAGTGGCCCTGTTTGGATCGCTAATATTAACTGTCCAGGTCAAATCGTTATTGCAGGTAGAATTAAAAACCTCACAATAGCAGCTGAATATCTCAGACAGAAAGGAGCTAAACGCATCATTGACTTAGAAGTTGCTGGGGCTTTTCACAGTGGCCTAATGCAATCTGCTAAGGAAAAACTTCTTTGTAAGATTGAAAATGCCGCTATTTATGAAAGTAAAATTTGTTTTACTATGAATGTTCCTGGTACAATAGTTGATTCTATTGCGATGATTAAGCAGTATTTATTAGAACAGGTGATAAGTCCTGTTCGTTGGCAGCAATCCATCTTAGTTATGCAAGATTTTGGAGTACAAGCTTATCTTGAAATAGGACCGGGTAAAACATTGAGTGGAATGAATAAAAGAATTGGAGTGCAAGCTCCTACTCTACATATAGAAAAAGTAGCCGATTTAGATGGATTGGTACGTCAATGGGAGTCTTTATGTCGCTCTTAG
- a CDS encoding ShlB/FhaC/HecB family hemolysin secretion/activation protein yields MIHLLSFFLVACSFIAFANDSNSESVVLGSVVSQQTQQDILKGDFRKKNPCIRAIVLIANEDCMPARLSETNREGVYVHLDSLECIDNLVDALSVYLQQPLDEKILCQIEQTILSYYYSIRYPFILIEFPNQNISNGILHIVVRESTIGEICIESNEDYAIHKIMDYMRLCPGERINESILFNDVAWLNRNPFRQIDIVYRPGYEEDTTDILLRTHARRRFRLYGGVNNTGVKSIQRERFFAGFNLTNYQQMLTYQYNSSFNTKRFQAHTLQYTLPCAWRNVLNIYGGYARVRPELSLPATRNEGWSMQMSLRYVIPFKTYSHLTHEMSIGGDFKRTNNTVEFSDNSPTIANNVNLTQAMLEYKGAYSSNRNRIDYQIQGFCSPGKWLADQSNALYAQLRPNAKNHWIYARLNCTASQKLPKDFYISLGFSGQLSNQNLIPSEQFYIGGFDTVRGYDERELNTDTGLFVRTEVHTPPFRFARCYDKLELLVFFDYGYANNHTPIPPEGKGSHLMSVGPGLRYAFSHYFAARLDYGIQLYHKNFFGSNHQRVHFEVTASY; encoded by the coding sequence ATGATACATTTACTTTCTTTTTTTTTAGTAGCCTGTTCTTTTATAGCTTTTGCAAATGATTCAAATTCAGAATCAGTGGTGCTTGGCTCTGTAGTGTCTCAACAAACACAACAAGACATATTAAAAGGAGATTTTCGAAAAAAAAATCCCTGTATTAGAGCTATTGTTCTTATTGCTAACGAAGATTGCATGCCAGCTCGGCTTTCTGAGACAAATCGCGAAGGGGTTTATGTACATCTTGATTCCCTAGAATGTATAGACAATCTTGTAGATGCTTTATCTGTTTACTTACAACAACCTCTTGATGAAAAGATTCTTTGTCAGATAGAGCAAACCATTCTCTCTTATTATTATAGCATTCGCTATCCCTTTATCCTCATTGAATTCCCCAATCAAAACATTAGCAATGGGATCTTGCATATTGTTGTCCGAGAGAGCACGATAGGAGAAATATGTATAGAGTCTAATGAAGATTACGCAATACATAAAATTATGGACTATATGCGTTTATGCCCAGGAGAGAGAATTAATGAATCTATCTTATTTAACGATGTAGCTTGGCTCAATCGTAATCCTTTTCGCCAAATAGACATTGTCTATCGGCCAGGTTATGAAGAAGACACAACGGATATTTTATTACGGACACATGCTAGAAGGCGTTTTAGATTATATGGCGGAGTAAATAATACGGGAGTCAAATCCATTCAAAGAGAGCGTTTTTTTGCTGGTTTTAACCTGACTAATTATCAGCAGATGCTCACCTATCAATACAACTCTTCTTTTAATACAAAGCGCTTTCAAGCCCATACCTTACAATATACCCTTCCTTGCGCCTGGCGCAACGTGCTCAACATTTATGGGGGATATGCAAGAGTGCGCCCTGAACTATCGCTACCTGCTACGCGCAATGAAGGCTGGAGTATGCAGATGAGCTTGCGTTATGTCATACCCTTTAAAACCTATTCACACCTTACCCATGAAATGAGTATAGGAGGAGATTTTAAGCGAACAAATAACACAGTAGAATTTTCGGATAACTCACCGACAATTGCAAATAATGTGAATCTAACACAGGCTATGCTTGAATATAAAGGAGCCTATTCCAGTAATCGCAATCGGATTGACTATCAAATCCAAGGATTTTGCTCACCTGGAAAATGGTTGGCAGATCAGAGCAATGCTTTATATGCTCAACTACGTCCGAACGCCAAAAATCATTGGATTTACGCACGATTAAATTGCACCGCTTCTCAAAAATTACCTAAAGATTTTTACATTTCTTTAGGGTTCAGTGGGCAATTATCCAACCAGAACCTAATCCCCAGCGAGCAATTTTATATTGGAGGATTTGATACCGTACGAGGTTACGATGAAAGAGAACTCAATACCGACACAGGGCTCTTTGTTCGTACAGAAGTACACACTCCTCCTTTTCGCTTTGCTAGATGCTATGATAAATTGGAACTGCTCGTATTTTTTGATTACGGTTATGCAAATAACCACACTCCCATTCCTCCTGAGGGTAAAGGTAGTCACTTAATGTCTGTTGGACCTGGTTTAAGATATGCATTTTCTCATTATTTTGCTGCCCGCTTAGATTATGGTATTCAGCTGTACCATAAAAATTTTTTTGGATCAAATCATCAAAGAGTGCATTTTGAGGTAACAGCCAGTTATTAA
- a CDS encoding beta-ketoacyl-ACP synthase III has product MVQKARIISTGSYLPERVLSNNDLEKMVDTSDEWIISRTGMKERRLAAADEPTSEMGFQAAKKAIEKAGIKLEKIELILFATLTPDYPFPSTACLIQARLRDFFEQTGQTKDFNPAAVDLQAACTGYIYALSQAKAYIESGMYRSILIVASEKLSSIVNYQDRSTCVLFGDGAAACIVAAEGKGLFISDVCLGADGRLAELLIIPAGGSKKPASMETIQANQHYLQMEGKELFKHAVRRMEMAASCCLERASLKKEQIKWLIPHQANIRIIEAIAKRFDVPMEHVFLTLHKYGNTSASSVGIALDELLQEKDLREEDHILLVAFGAGLTWGAAILTCGAENA; this is encoded by the coding sequence ATGGTTCAAAAAGCACGCATTATTTCTACTGGCTCCTATCTTCCTGAAAGAGTATTATCGAATAACGATCTAGAAAAAATGGTCGATACTTCGGATGAATGGATCATCTCTCGCACAGGAATGAAGGAGAGAAGGCTAGCAGCAGCAGATGAACCTACCTCTGAAATGGGATTTCAGGCTGCTAAAAAAGCTATTGAGAAAGCTGGAATTAAGTTAGAAAAAATCGAGCTTATTTTATTTGCTACTTTGACACCGGATTACCCATTTCCTAGCACAGCATGCTTAATTCAAGCTCGACTGCGTGATTTTTTTGAGCAAACAGGGCAAACAAAGGATTTTAATCCAGCAGCAGTAGATTTGCAGGCTGCTTGTACCGGGTATATTTACGCTTTATCTCAAGCTAAAGCCTATATTGAATCAGGAATGTATCGCTCTATTTTAATTGTAGCTTCTGAAAAGCTCTCTTCCATTGTTAACTACCAAGATCGATCTACTTGTGTTCTTTTTGGAGATGGTGCAGCGGCCTGCATTGTTGCAGCGGAAGGAAAAGGATTATTCATTTCAGATGTCTGTTTAGGAGCTGATGGAAGATTGGCTGAGCTGTTAATCATACCAGCTGGAGGATCAAAGAAACCAGCCTCTATGGAGACTATTCAAGCAAACCAACATTATCTACAAATGGAAGGAAAAGAGCTATTTAAACATGCAGTGCGTAGAATGGAGATGGCAGCTAGTTGTTGTTTGGAAAGAGCTTCTTTAAAAAAAGAACAGATCAAATGGCTGATTCCTCATCAAGCAAATATACGTATTATTGAAGCCATTGCAAAGCGTTTTGATGTGCCAATGGAACATGTTTTTTTGACATTGCATAAATATGGAAATACATCTGCTTCTTCTGTAGGGATTGCTTTAGATGAACTTTTACAGGAAAAAGACTTAAGAGAAGAGGATCACATATTGCTAGTAGCATTTGGCGCAGGACTTACTTGGGGAGCTGCTATTTTAACCTGTGGAGCAGAAAATGCATAA
- a CDS encoding OmpH family outer membrane protein, producing the protein MKNPFISAVLFFTVLSTSLMATEYKVVNTRDCFMNSKLGKQEQEAFENLKNQKATLIEEVSKELEDIVKKLSNPDILDSMNPETKQKLESDYARLSQDLKGMYEECQQILYQKEMQIGQKLQSNIDKALEEMNKEDSCIILKSDACHYYPKELDITNTVVKKLDEKFDQIAQTQKKTPNEAKHEAVK; encoded by the coding sequence ATGAAAAATCCATTTATTTCGGCCGTATTGTTTTTTACAGTCCTTAGCACGTCTTTAATGGCTACCGAATACAAGGTAGTAAATACTCGAGACTGTTTTATGAATTCTAAATTAGGCAAACAAGAGCAAGAAGCTTTCGAAAATCTTAAAAACCAAAAAGCAACCTTAATTGAAGAGGTAAGCAAAGAGCTCGAAGATATTGTAAAAAAGCTAAGCAATCCAGACATTTTGGATAGCATGAACCCAGAAACAAAGCAGAAATTAGAAAGTGATTATGCTAGGTTAAGTCAAGATTTGAAAGGAATGTACGAAGAATGCCAGCAAATTCTTTATCAAAAAGAGATGCAGATTGGCCAAAAACTACAAAGCAATATTGATAAAGCTCTAGAAGAAATGAACAAAGAAGATAGCTGTATTATTTTAAAAAGCGATGCGTGCCATTATTACCCTAAAGAATTAGATATAACTAATACTGTGGTTAAAAAATTAGATGAAAAATTTGATCAAATAGCTCAAACACAAAAAAAAACTCCTAACGAAGCAAAGCACGAAGCAGTAAAATAG
- the recR gene encoding recombination mediator RecR, whose protein sequence is MLKYPKHLQILINLFKRLPGVGNRTAERFAFQIFNWPLEDVLHFSTTLSELNQRVAFCPECSCLAEENNCHFCQLPNRNTSQLCLIASVKDAYALEEMGMYQGLYHVLGSLLSPIEGKNADCLPMEKIKQRMKNHSIKEVIIALDSTLEGEATALYIKEQLENDVHISRLAFGLPIGSCLDFVDGSTLARSFTGRHSF, encoded by the coding sequence ATGCTTAAATACCCTAAGCACCTTCAGATACTCATTAATTTATTTAAAAGACTCCCAGGTGTAGGCAATAGAACCGCTGAGAGATTTGCTTTTCAAATATTTAATTGGCCTTTAGAAGACGTATTGCATTTTTCTACTACTCTTTCTGAATTAAACCAAAGAGTTGCTTTTTGCCCTGAATGTTCCTGTTTAGCAGAAGAAAATAATTGTCATTTTTGCCAATTACCCAATCGCAATACTTCTCAACTATGTTTAATTGCCTCTGTAAAAGACGCTTATGCTCTAGAAGAAATGGGTATGTACCAAGGATTATATCATGTGTTAGGATCGTTACTCTCTCCTATTGAAGGGAAAAATGCAGATTGCTTGCCCATGGAGAAGATTAAACAAAGAATGAAAAATCACTCGATTAAAGAAGTAATTATAGCTCTGGATTCTACCTTAGAAGGGGAAGCTACAGCTTTATATATAAAAGAACAACTAGAAAACGATGTGCATATTTCTCGTTTAGCTTTTGGATTACCTATAGGAAGTTGTTTAGATTTTGTCGATGGAAGCACTCTTGCAAGATCTTTTACAGGAAGACACTCTTTTTAA